A genomic segment from Malus domestica chromosome 05, GDT2T_hap1 encodes:
- the LOC139196226 gene encoding uncharacterized protein, with amino-acid sequence MANLAKLEYAALDITRKNYLTWVLDTKIHLEAGNLGDTIMEESSSSSQDRAKAMIFIRRHLDEARKSEYLTVEDPITSQMKLCGDIITEEMLLEKTYNTFHANNVLLQQQYRARGYTEYNQLIFVLLVAE; translated from the exons atggcgaacttggcaaagcttgaaTATGCTGCCCTAGACATTACCaggaagaattaccttacctgggtacttgataccaagatccatctggaagcagggaatcttggagataccatcatGGAAGAAAGCagctcatcctctcaagatcgggcgaaggccatgatctttattcgccgccatcttgatgaggcacGAAAGAGtgagtacttaacggttgaagatcc gattacctctcagatgaagctttgtggggATATCATTACTGAGGAAATGTTGCTGGAAAAGACTTACAACACATTTCATGCCAATAACGTGCTCCTGCAGCAGCAGTATAGAGCACGAGGCTacactgaatacaaccagctgatatttgtgctcctggtagctgaatag